One window of the Perca fluviatilis chromosome 5, GENO_Pfluv_1.0, whole genome shotgun sequence genome contains the following:
- the neurod4 gene encoding neurogenic differentiation factor 4: MMTKPFGKSGDVSELVSSLGWLEEEDGSSQDGEESHGLTVGSQIHSCTELGSEDMEEEEEEDDDDNDGEIGPNGEQSPKRRGPKKKKMTKARQERFRARRVKANARERSRMHGLNDALESLRRVMPCYSKTQKLSKIETLRLARNYIWALSESLESGQSPESHGFVEMMCKGLSQPTSNLVAGCLQLGPSPIMLNKPDDKCGGPRVGGVGGQAGHPLSYPSPGLPSPPYGSLEASHLLHMKGFKGPVYDNPSPNECSSGTPPYEGPLTPPLSISGSYALKQEPSPRETESYTPHPGHHAHYLSSHHYPTPTTGGLPGGPQGHPLFQASRYELPLDVAFDSFTPSHLLASQMSSM, translated from the coding sequence ATGATGACCAAACCATTTGGAAAGAGCGGGGATGTGAGTGAGCTGGTGAGCTCCCTTGGCTGGCTAGAGGAGGAGGACGGCAGCTCTCAGGATGGAGAGGAAAGTCATGGCCTCACAGTAGGCAGCCAAATCCACTCTTGCACAGAACTGGGCAGTGAGGAtatggaggaagaagaggaggaggatgatgacGATAATGATGGGGAGATTGGACCAAATGGAGAACAGTCTCCCAAAAGAAGAGGCcctaagaagaagaagatgaccAAAGCAAGACAGGAGAGGTTTCGTGCCCGGCGAGTCAAAGCCAACGCCAGAGAACGTTCACGTATGCATGGGCTTAATGACGCCCTGGAAAGTCTGCGCAGAGTGATGCCCTGCTACTCCAAGACACAGAAGCTGTCAAAGATTGAGACTCTACGGCTGGCACGCAACTACATCTGGGCTCTGTCGGAGTCGCTTGAGAGTGGCCAGTCCCCTGAGAGCCATGGCTTTGTGGAGATGATGTGTAAAGGTCTGTCTCAGCCCACCAGTAACCTTGTGGCCGGCTGCTTGCAGCTGGGACCCAGTCCAATAATGCTCAACAAGCCGGACGACAAGTGTGGAGGCCCGAGGGTGGGTGGTGTGGGGGGTCAGGCTGGCCATCCCCTCAGCTATCCATCTCCAGGCCTTCCCAGCCCCCCCTATGGCTCCCTGGAGGCTTCCCACCTCCTCCATATGAAGGGATTCAAGGGGCCTGTATATGACAACCCCTCCCCTAACGAGTGCAGCAGCGGCACCCCCCCATACGAAGGGCCCCTCACTCCCCCCCTGAGCATCAGTGGCAGCTATGCCCTGAAGCAGGAGCCCTCTCCCCGTGAGACAGAGAGCTACACACCCCACCCTGGCCACCATGCCCACTACCTTTCGTCTCACCATTACCCCACTCCCACGACTGGCGGCCTACCAGGGGGCCCTCAGGGCCACCCACTTTTTCAAGCTTCACGCTATGAGCTGCCTCTGGATGTGGCCTTTGACTCCTTCACTCCCTCTCACCTGCTCGCCTCTCAGATGAGCAGCATGTGA